In Phormidium ambiguum IAM M-71, a single window of DNA contains:
- a CDS encoding Npun_R2479 family HD domain-containing metalloprotein: MFNATQILIDTFVEQLREGYRRTYGGLKTDYEDIIGWAGSMALENIANSDALYHNVEHTILVTLVGQEILRGKHIREGGVSCEDWLHYIISLLCHDIGYVKGVCRQDKEEEGLYATGKDGGMVKLAPGASDASLTPHHVDRGKLFITERFGGHKLIDAEIIKRSIELTRFPVPSAEDHQDTVNYAGLVRAADLIGQLSDPRYLKKITSLYYEFEETGVNKALSYHHPGDLRRNYSKFYWHGVYPYIKDALRYLQLTQQGKQIIANLYSNVFVVEHEKAEEDRRQLVEQLN; encoded by the coding sequence ATGTTCAATGCTACACAAATTCTAATTGACACCTTTGTAGAACAACTGCGAGAAGGTTATCGCCGCACTTACGGAGGATTAAAGACTGACTACGAAGATATTATCGGCTGGGCTGGTAGTATGGCACTAGAAAATATTGCCAACAGCGATGCCCTTTATCATAACGTAGAACATACAATCTTAGTGACTTTAGTAGGCCAAGAAATTTTACGCGGTAAACATATCCGAGAAGGCGGAGTTTCTTGTGAAGATTGGTTGCATTACATCATTTCTTTACTATGTCATGATATTGGTTACGTTAAAGGAGTTTGCCGTCAAGATAAAGAAGAAGAAGGACTTTATGCCACTGGTAAAGATGGCGGCATGGTAAAATTAGCTCCAGGTGCTTCTGATGCTAGCCTGACACCTCATCATGTCGATCGCGGAAAATTGTTTATTACTGAACGCTTTGGCGGACACAAATTAATCGATGCGGAAATAATTAAGCGCAGCATTGAACTGACTCGTTTTCCTGTTCCTTCAGCCGAAGATCATCAGGATACAGTCAATTACGCAGGATTAGTGAGAGCCGCTGATTTAATTGGACAACTTAGCGACCCTCGCTATCTGAAAAAAATCACTTCTTTATACTATGAATTTGAAGAAACAGGAGTTAATAAAGCTCTTAGTTATCATCATCCGGGAGACTTACGACGCAACTATTCTAAGTTTTACTGGCATGGAGTTTATCCTTACATCAAAGATGCACTTCGTTATCTACAATTAACACAGCAAGGTAAACAAATTATCGCTAATTTATACTCCAATGTGTTTGTAGTTGAACATGAAAAGGCTGAAGAAGATAGAAGACAATTA